The proteins below come from a single Candidatus Ancaeobacter aquaticus genomic window:
- a CDS encoding response regulator, which yields MTVSPRDVYEKVLVEEMQHDVKEEISSQPKEEVKHIQKEVEQKTDQTETKNPSILIVEDDPDTLTLIELHLKNAGYEITSAVDGIDALMLLGKNTFDLILSDINMPNLDGFKLLEMVHQKGIPSPVIFLSAISTEEAELKGLEMGVEDFIKKPFKKEVLLLRINNILKAQKK from the coding sequence ATGACTGTCTCACCAAGAGACGTGTATGAAAAAGTACTGGTTGAAGAAATGCAGCATGACGTAAAGGAAGAAATAAGTTCTCAACCAAAAGAAGAGGTCAAACACATACAGAAGGAAGTCGAGCAGAAAACAGACCAGACTGAAACTAAGAACCCATCCATCCTTATTGTTGAAGATGATCCCGACACACTCACATTGATTGAGCTCCATTTAAAGAATGCGGGCTATGAAATCACCTCTGCCGTTGATGGGATCGACGCACTCATGCTTTTAGGTAAAAACACCTTTGATTTGATACTTTCCGACATAAACATGCCTAATTTAGATGGATTTAAACTACTTGAAATGGTACACCAGAAAGGCATACCATCACCGGTAATATTTTTATCGGCAATATCTACAGAAGAAGCTGAACTAAAAGGACTAGAAATGGGAGTTGAAGACTTTATTAAAAAGCCATTTAAAAAAGAAGTTCTTTTATTGAGGATAAATAATATACTCAAAGCCCAGAAAAAATAA
- a CDS encoding HdeD family acid-resistance protein, translated as MENALNNNAGKIILAKYWWVLAVRGIFALLFGIFAFTVPGITLEVLILFFGVFVFLDGVCSLVSAFHHHPDAGGRGELIVRGICGIAAGLITYFYPGITAIVFLYIIAFWAIVAGIFEAVVAFKLPSKQNGKILLLLSGFLSILFGAFLIFWPLNGIVVIVYVIGVYALMASVTLVSLAFIVRKGISTHK; from the coding sequence ATGGAAAATGCCCTGAACAATAATGCTGGAAAAATAATCTTAGCTAAATACTGGTGGGTTCTTGCTGTACGTGGTATTTTTGCCCTGCTGTTTGGTATTTTTGCTTTTACCGTACCCGGGATTACTCTTGAGGTTCTTATACTTTTCTTTGGTGTATTTGTGTTTTTGGATGGTGTGTGTTCTTTAGTGTCAGCATTCCATCACCACCCGGATGCCGGCGGAAGAGGAGAACTTATAGTGCGTGGTATATGCGGTATTGCGGCAGGTTTGATTACCTATTTTTATCCAGGCATAACAGCGATAGTTTTTCTTTATATAATAGCTTTTTGGGCAATTGTTGCCGGTATATTTGAAGCGGTTGTTGCATTTAAATTGCCATCTAAACAAAACGGAAAGATACTTCTTCTATTAAGCGGTTTCCTATCGATACTATTTGGCGCGTTTTTAATTTTCTGGCCGCTCAATGGAATCGTTGTCATTGTATATGTCATCGGTGTTTATGCCCTTATGGCAAGTGTAACCCTTGTTTCGTTGGCATTCATTGTGAGAAAAGGTATATCCACTCATAAGTAA
- a CDS encoding response regulator, with the protein MSQKKVLIIEDEIEQVHMLRIILESKGYDCVWEVDGEKAVSSILREKPDLILLDILMPNIDGYELCKEIKNVTDLSKIPIIAITASGDPLIEESCNDVGIDMVVRKPYVTEDVMEKIQSLLG; encoded by the coding sequence ATGTCCCAAAAAAAAGTTTTGATAATTGAAGACGAGATAGAGCAAGTTCATATGTTGCGCATTATTCTTGAGAGCAAAGGATATGATTGCGTATGGGAGGTTGATGGCGAAAAAGCGGTCAGTAGTATCCTCCGTGAAAAGCCTGATCTCATACTCCTTGATATTCTTATGCCAAATATTGACGGCTATGAACTATGCAAAGAAATTAAGAATGTTACCGACTTATCGAAAATTCCGATTATTGCGATTACCGCATCAGGTGACCCATTGATTGAAGAATCGTGTAATGATGTTGGTATTGATATGGTTGTCAGAAAACCATATGTTACAGAAGATGTAATGGAAAAAATTCAGTCTTTACTTGGGTAA
- a CDS encoding ABC transporter ATP-binding protein — protein sequence MSKSVVSFSKVNFLYHDGTKALQDVSFNLYENETLGVIGPNGAGKSTMLLHMNGILQGTGEVSICGMKVSEKNKSRIRKKVGLVFQDPDSQLFMPTVFDDVSFGPLNMGLNKDDVIQSVHMALREVTMESAIDRPSHHLSFGEKKRVSIATVLSMSPDVLVLDEPASNLDPRSRRELITLLNNFKHTKIIASHDLEMIRQVCNRVILLDNGCIISDGNSDAIMRNEELMISHGLEVPYSLRNNVT from the coding sequence ATGAGTAAAAGCGTTGTATCGTTTAGCAAGGTTAATTTTTTATATCATGATGGGACGAAAGCACTGCAAGACGTATCATTTAACCTGTATGAGAATGAAACGCTCGGTGTCATTGGGCCCAATGGCGCGGGAAAATCAACCATGCTCCTGCATATGAACGGAATTTTGCAGGGCACCGGTGAAGTATCTATATGTGGTATGAAAGTTTCAGAGAAGAATAAATCCAGGATCCGAAAAAAAGTGGGACTTGTATTTCAGGACCCTGATTCACAGCTTTTTATGCCTACTGTTTTTGACGATGTTAGTTTTGGTCCGCTGAATATGGGTCTCAATAAAGATGATGTTATACAATCTGTACACATGGCTTTAAGAGAAGTAACGATGGAAAGTGCTATAGACAGGCCTTCCCATCATTTGAGTTTTGGGGAGAAAAAAAGGGTGTCAATTGCTACCGTGCTTTCAATGTCTCCTGATGTTCTTGTGTTGGACGAGCCGGCAAGCAATCTTGACCCGCGATCACGGAGAGAACTCATAACATTACTCAATAACTTTAAACATACAAAAATAATTGCCTCACATGACCTTGAAATGATACGGCAAGTATGTAATAGGGTCATTCTTTTGGATAACGGATGCATCATATCAGACGGCAATTCTGATGCGATTATGAGAAATGAAGAGCTTATGATTTCTCATGGGCTTGAAGTGCCCTACTCACTGAGAAACAATGTGACATAA
- the cbiQ gene encoding cobalt ECF transporter T component CbiQ, which translates to MHHAFIDMYSDINSRVHRCDPRLKIILFIYLIVCIVTTAPQKYPSFLLYAFLIMSLILIAHLPVVALIKRCMIIIPFVFLIALSVPFMKQGVPVLTFNVLTIPVSVTQEGLEMFAGVIIKAFLSILVMSVLISTSHFTDLLKAFQRLKVPDIIITILSFMYRYIFVLIDELHKMKIAKESRTVGRNILFQWKAFAHMLGVLFVRSYERSESVYCAMCARGFQGHIVTINESAITFRDTMSMIIIVSIITGIKLLT; encoded by the coding sequence ATGCATCACGCATTTATTGACATGTACAGCGACATAAATAGTCGTGTGCACAGGTGTGATCCGCGTCTCAAGATCATATTGTTCATCTATTTGATTGTATGTATCGTTACAACCGCGCCGCAAAAGTACCCTTCTTTCTTATTGTATGCTTTTTTGATAATGTCTCTTATTTTGATTGCGCATCTTCCGGTTGTTGCTTTGATCAAACGATGCATGATCATCATACCGTTTGTTTTTCTGATCGCGCTGAGTGTGCCATTTATGAAGCAGGGCGTCCCGGTACTGACCTTTAACGTTCTTACCATTCCCGTTTCGGTAACACAGGAAGGCCTTGAAATGTTTGCAGGCGTTATTATAAAAGCGTTTTTATCGATACTTGTTATGAGTGTGCTTATCTCGACATCACATTTTACAGACCTGCTCAAAGCGTTCCAACGATTAAAGGTGCCGGATATAATTATTACAATACTCTCGTTTATGTATCGCTATATATTTGTTCTCATCGATGAACTTCACAAAATGAAAATTGCGAAAGAATCTCGTACTGTCGGGAGAAACATACTGTTTCAATGGAAGGCATTTGCGCATATGCTGGGAGTCTTATTTGTGCGAAGCTATGAACGGTCTGAAAGCGTGTATTGCGCGATGTGCGCGCGGGGATTTCAAGGGCATATAGTAACTATTAATGAAAGCGCCATTACTTTTCGTGATACAATGAGTATGATTATAATCGTGTCCATTATAACAGGGATCAAGCTATTGACATAA
- a CDS encoding PDGLE domain-containing protein has translation MSKKEIFVAIIIALFCAVILSPFASESPDGLEKVAEEKSFIEQGEREPIIYAPVPDYVFPWIKSEGMATATAGAFGTLIMFFLVYGIARMLKRPNAKKG, from the coding sequence ATGAGTAAAAAAGAGATATTTGTTGCGATTATAATAGCACTTTTCTGCGCGGTTATTCTTTCGCCCTTTGCGTCTGAATCGCCCGATGGTTTGGAAAAAGTGGCCGAAGAAAAAAGTTTTATTGAGCAAGGTGAAAGAGAACCGATAATATACGCCCCTGTACCGGATTACGTTTTTCCCTGGATTAAAAGCGAAGGGATGGCCACAGCAACAGCAGGAGCTTTTGGGACGTTAATAATGTTCTTTCTTGTTTATGGTATTGCTCGCATGTTGAAAAGACCGAATGCAAAAAAAGGGTAA
- a CDS encoding energy-coupling factor ABC transporter permease, producing MHIPDGFLSTPAWVSTWVLSFGGLAYCVRKTKEVLQDKVVPLMGVMAAFIFAAQMLNFPVLGGTSGHLLGGVLAAILLGPYAAAIVLSCVLIVQCIVFQDGGLTALGANIFNMSIIGTMGGYCVYLLMLRIFNNNKKVLIAAGIAAWVSVMCASGLCAVELALSGMSPFKVVLPAMLFVHAFIGIGEAIITMLVISFVLKVRPDLIYNTREAPHE from the coding sequence ATGCATATACCAGATGGATTCTTATCGACTCCAGCATGGGTATCAACGTGGGTTTTATCATTTGGAGGGCTCGCATACTGCGTTAGAAAGACGAAAGAAGTTCTGCAGGACAAGGTGGTTCCTTTAATGGGTGTCATGGCAGCTTTCATTTTCGCTGCGCAAATGTTGAATTTTCCTGTTCTTGGAGGAACGTCAGGACATTTATTGGGCGGAGTTCTCGCGGCAATTTTGCTCGGCCCGTATGCGGCAGCCATTGTGTTGTCCTGTGTATTAATAGTGCAGTGTATTGTATTTCAGGACGGTGGACTCACCGCTCTTGGTGCTAATATTTTTAATATGTCTATTATAGGTACCATGGGGGGGTATTGTGTGTACCTTTTAATGCTACGAATCTTCAATAATAACAAGAAAGTACTGATAGCTGCAGGAATAGCAGCATGGGTATCAGTTATGTGTGCATCAGGGTTGTGCGCTGTTGAACTTGCCCTTTCCGGAATGTCGCCTTTTAAAGTTGTTTTGCCGGCAATGCTTTTTGTCCATGCGTTTATTGGTATCGGAGAAGCGATTATTACCATGCTGGTCATAAGTTTTGTCTTAAAGGTTAGGCCGGATTTGATATATAATACGAGGGAGGCACCACATGAGTAA